The following DNA comes from Thiobacter sp. AK1.
CGAGACACAGGGTGAGGATGGCGTCCAGCTGGACGACACCCCGTTCTTCCTCGGCAAGGATCTTGTTGATCAGGCCGAACAGGGTGGATTCGATGAACTCGATCAGCCCCTCGAACATCTGGGCCTTGCTGGCGAAGTGCCGATAGAGGGCCGCTTCCGAGAGATCGAGGCGCGCCGCCAGGGCGGCGGTGGTGATTTTTTCCGGCTCGGGACTCTGCAGCATTTCTGCCAGCGTCTGCAGAATCTGTTCTTTTCTCTGGCCTGGTTTGGCAGGCATGGCCCCTCCCCTGAATGCGCGCTATAGCTTATTGAGCACGCGTGGCAGTTGCAACACCGAGCGCACGCTGGCATCCACGAAGGGCGGGCTCTTGCGGCTGGCGGTCACCCACACCGTCTTCATGCCCAGGCGCCGCGCGGTGCGCAGGTTATCCAGGCTATCCTCCACCATGATGCAGCGTGAGGGCGCCACACGGAGGGAACGCAGCACATGCAGAAAGCCGCGCAGCCTCGGCTTGGGCGAAAGGCGCGTGTGCTCGATGCTGAACACCGCGTCGAACACGTCGAGAATGCGAAGCGCACGCAGCACGGCGCGGGAATAGTGGGCCGGTGAATTGGAAAACACCACCTTGCGCCCGGGTAAGCGGCGCAGCATGTGGCGCAGGCCGCGTTGGAACACCAGCATGGTGGAAAGCTCAGGAAACTGATGCGTGTGCCAGAGAAAATGACGTGGATCGGTGCCATGGTGGCGCACCAGGCCCAAAAGCGTCGCTCCGTAACGCTGCCAGTAGAGCTGGCGCAGGGCGCTCGCCCCGGCCTCGTCCAGGGCCAGATGCTCCATCAGATACCGGGTCATGGCGCGGTTGATGTGGGGAAAGATGTGCGGGGTCGCGTCGTGCAGCGTGTTGTCCAGGTCGAACACCCAGACTGGCGCGGCACGCATCAGGCGCGCTTGATCAGAGTGCCCACACCCTCGCTGGTGAGGATCTCCAGCA
Coding sequences within:
- a CDS encoding pyrimidine 5'-nucleotidase, translated to MRAAPVWVFDLDNTLHDATPHIFPHINRAMTRYLMEHLALDEAGASALRQLYWQRYGATLLGLVRHHGTDPRHFLWHTHQFPELSTMLVFQRGLRHMLRRLPGRKVVFSNSPAHYSRAVLRALRILDVFDAVFSIEHTRLSPKPRLRGFLHVLRSLRVAPSRCIMVEDSLDNLRTARRLGMKTVWVTASRKSPPFVDASVRSVLQLPRVLNKL